One segment of Setaria viridis chromosome 4, Setaria_viridis_v4.0, whole genome shotgun sequence DNA contains the following:
- the LOC140222599 gene encoding uncharacterized protein yields the protein MAALSRFISKPGEKGLPFFKLLKKADKFVWDDEASKVLEELKADQETLYLYISATTHVVSTVLVVERQEPGHAYAVQRPVYYVSKVLSDSKTRYTQVQKLLYVVLISSRNLHHYFQAHKIFVVSSFPIDSANFMAEWTEIQKPPSPKKPEHWTMYYDGALNLEGAGVGVHFISPKGEQLNYVLQIHCKTTNNGAECEALIHGLRIVVSLGIKRILTYSDSKVVIQQVNKNWDCAKDSMDAYCAENHKLEAHFNGLEFHHVPMDHNVTANILSKLSSKRA from the exons ATGGCGGCCCTTAgccgcttcatcagcaaacCTGGAGAAAAAggtctgcccttcttcaagcttctcaaaaaGGCTGATAAATTTGTGTGGGATGATGAGGCTAGTAAGGTACTTGAAGAACTCAAGGCCGACCAAGAAACACTGTATCTCTACATCTCCGCAACAACACATGTGGTCAGCACTGTGCTAGTTGTGGAGCGTCAAGAACCCGGCCATGCTTACGCGGTGCAGCGACCAGTGTACTATGTCAGCAAAGTCCTCAGCGACTCCAAGACCCGCTATACCCAGGTGCAGAAACTGCTCTACGTAGTGCTAATATCTTCAAGAAACCTGCATCACTACTTTCAGGCGCACAAGATCTTTGTGGTATCCTCATTCCCCATTG ATTCGGCCaacttcatggcagagtggacAGAAATCCAGAAGCCGCCCTCCCCAAAGAAGCCAGAACACTGGACCATGTACTATGATGGTGCCCTCAACCTTGAAGGAGCCGGAGTAGGAGTCCacttcatatcccccaaaggtgaGCAGCTCAACTACGTGCTCCAGATCCATTGCAAGACCACCAACAATGGTGCCGAGTGTGAAGCTCTCATCCATGGCCTCCGTATCGTTGTTTCCCTTGGAATCAAGCGCATACTCACTTATAGTGATTCAAAAGTTGTCATCCAGCAAGTTAACAAGAATTGGGATTGCGCTAAGGActccatggatgcttactgtgCAGAAAACCACAAGCTTGAAGCCCACTTTAATGGCCTCGAGTTCCATCATGTCCCCATGGACCATAACGTTACTGCTAACATCCTGTCCAAGCTCAGCTCTAAGCGCGCATAG